TCGCGTCGTAGCCGCGGCCAGCACGCCGCGGGGTCGACACCGAATCGTGTCGAGCGACGCGCAAGGACCCATCGCGCCGAGTACACCGAGACAACGGACAGCTTCCAGCTGTTCCTGAACCAGGCTGCCCGCTATCCCCTGCTCACCGCCGACGAGGAGATCGACCTGGCGCAGCGGATCGAGCGTGGCGATTTGGAGGCCAAGGAGCGACTGATCAATTCGAACGTGCGGCTGGTGCTGTCGAACGCGCGCCGCTATCAGGGCCTGGGACTGTCGATGCAGGACCTGGTCCAGGAGGCGATGCTGGGCTTGATCCGGGCGGCCGAGAAGTTCGACTGGCGCCGCGGCTACAAGTTCTCTACCTACGCAACGCTCTGGATCCGTCAAGCGATGCAGCGCGGCCTCGACAACACCGGGCGCCCGGTGCGACTGCCCGCCCACGTTGCCCAGCGGCAGCGAACGGTGAACCGCGTCGCCGCCGAGCTGACTGGGAAGCTGGACCGGGAGCCCACCGACGAGGAGATCGCCGCCGAGGCCGAGCTGCCCCTCGACGAGGTAGCGGCGATGCGTGACGTGACCCGGGTCACCACCAGCCTCGATGCGCCGGTCACCGAGGACGGCGAGGCCACCCTCGGCGAGCTGCGCGCCGACGAGGCGCCCCCGGTCGAGGAGCAGATCGCCGACCGCCAGCGCGAGCGCACCGTCGAGTCGGCGCTGTCGAAGCTGCCGGAAACCGAAAGGCGCGTGATCGAGCTGCGGTTCGGCACCGCCGACGAGCCGGTTGCGAGCCTGCGCGAGGTCGGGCGAGAGCTCGGCGTGACCCAGGAGCGCGTCCGTCAGCTCGAGGAGAAGGCGCTCAGGCGCCTGGCCGCCGACCGCTCCCTCGCCGCCTGGCGCGAGGCCGCCTGAGCCTCAAGCGGACCTAGACTGATTCGAGACGATGCTGTCTCGGATGAGGAACCGAATCGACACCGACGAGCTCGCAGTCGCCACGCTCGAAACGCTCGGCGCGGTAGGCGTGGCGACCGGGCTCGTCGCCCTGCTCGACGAGGTGGCGCCCGCGACGGGGCTCGGCGTCCTCTACCTGCTGGCCGTGCTGTTCGTCGCCATCCGCCACGGTCAGGTAGCCGCGCTGATCACGGCCGTGCTCGGCGTCACGACCTTGAACTTCCTGTTCATCGAGCCGCGCTACCGGCTGACGATCTCGGACTCGCACAACGTGGTTGCGCTGGGTGTGTTCCTGATCGCCGCCCTGGTGGTCGGCCGCCTCGCCGCATTGGCCCGCCGACGGG
Above is a window of Solirubrobacterales bacterium DNA encoding:
- a CDS encoding sigma-70 family RNA polymerase sigma factor — its product is MTRIPAARDGARSRRSRGQHAAGSTPNRVERRARTHRAEYTETTDSFQLFLNQAARYPLLTADEEIDLAQRIERGDLEAKERLINSNVRLVLSNARRYQGLGLSMQDLVQEAMLGLIRAAEKFDWRRGYKFSTYATLWIRQAMQRGLDNTGRPVRLPAHVAQRQRTVNRVAAELTGKLDREPTDEEIAAEAELPLDEVAAMRDVTRVTTSLDAPVTEDGEATLGELRADEAPPVEEQIADRQRERTVESALSKLPETERRVIELRFGTADEPVASLREVGRELGVTQERVRQLEEKALRRLAADRSLAAWREAA